One window of Prochlorococcus marinus XMU1405 genomic DNA carries:
- a CDS encoding DNA recombination-mediator protein A gives MSRSLDLPATEGVDALAQELAKLQDNGKRRIAFLGSRHVPVVDIHLIELIARSLAEEGHNILTSGSQGVNAAVIRAVLDINPSLLTVLLPQSLDRQIPEIKDQLERVIHLVEKSENDELPLPLASSLCNQEIITRCDQLICFAFHDSETLLNSCRCAEEMGKVVSLLFFD, from the coding sequence TTGAGTCGCTCTTTAGATCTACCCGCCACTGAAGGCGTTGATGCCTTAGCTCAAGAACTTGCAAAACTCCAAGATAATGGGAAAAGGAGAATTGCTTTTTTGGGGAGTAGACACGTACCGGTTGTCGATATCCATTTAATTGAGTTGATAGCAAGGTCTTTAGCAGAGGAAGGACATAATATCCTTACTTCTGGATCTCAAGGTGTAAATGCAGCTGTCATTCGAGCGGTATTAGATATTAATCCATCATTATTAACTGTTTTATTACCACAAAGTCTTGATAGACAAATACCCGAAATAAAGGATCAACTAGAGAGAGTTATACATTTGGTTGAAAAAAGTGAAAATGATGAATTACCTTTACCACTTGCAAGTAGTCTTTGTAATCAAGAAATTATTACTAGGTGCGATCAATTAATATGCTTTGCCTTTCACGATAGTGAAACTTTGCTCAATAGTTGTAGATGCGCGGAAGAAATGGGAAAAGTGGTTAGTTTGTTATTTTTCGATTAA
- a CDS encoding YajQ family cyclic di-GMP-binding protein codes for MAESFSFDVVSDFDRQELVNTLDQVKREISQRYDLKGTDTSVELDKENIFIITNSELTLNAVNDIIRQKAIKRNLSLKIFDYGEIEMVSGNRIKQTILLKQGIKQEIAKKISKNIRDQIKKINVSINGETLRVASKSKNDLQLAIKLVSELEESLNIPLKANNFR; via the coding sequence ATGGCAGAAAGTTTTTCATTTGATGTAGTTTCTGATTTTGATAGACAGGAATTAGTCAACACTTTGGATCAAGTAAAAAGAGAAATTTCTCAGCGTTATGATCTGAAGGGCACAGATACCTCAGTTGAATTAGATAAAGAAAATATTTTTATAATCACCAATAGCGAACTAACCTTAAATGCTGTAAATGACATAATTAGACAAAAGGCAATAAAAAGAAACTTATCTCTAAAAATATTTGACTACGGTGAAATTGAAATGGTTAGTGGTAATAGAATTAAACAGACAATTTTATTAAAACAAGGAATTAAACAAGAAATCGCAAAAAAAATAAGTAAAAATATCAGAGATCAAATAAAAAAAATTAATGTCAGCATCAATGGAGAAACACTCAGAGTAGCTAGTAAGAGCAAAAATGATCTTCAATTAGCAATTAAGCTTGTTAGTGAGTTGGAAGAGTCTTTGAACATTCCTCTAAAAGCTAATAACTTTAGATAA
- a CDS encoding prohibitin family protein, whose protein sequence is MSTSFKNVTPTGPGGTATLLIVLSFTGFLLLTQSLFVVPSGQVAVVTTLGKVSGPSRRAGLNFKLPFVQSVYPFDIKTQVQPEKFETLTKDLQVIRATATVKYSVKPNEAGRIFATIASRNSDVYQKIVQPSLLKALKSVFSQYELETIATEFAVISEKVGDTVAQELNSFDYVDVKSLDLTGLEIAEEYRAAIEQKQIAGQQLLRAKTEVEIAEQEALRYETLNRSLDDQVLFKLFLDKWDGSTQVVPGLPGSEGGSPPVIVGGRR, encoded by the coding sequence ATGTCAACATCCTTTAAAAATGTAACACCAACAGGTCCTGGTGGGACAGCAACATTATTGATTGTATTGTCTTTTACTGGCTTTCTTTTGCTAACACAATCTCTATTTGTTGTACCTTCTGGACAAGTCGCGGTCGTCACAACACTAGGCAAAGTAAGTGGCCCGTCAAGGAGAGCTGGTTTAAACTTTAAACTCCCATTTGTTCAGTCTGTATATCCATTTGATATAAAAACTCAAGTTCAACCCGAAAAATTTGAAACTTTAACTAAAGATCTTCAAGTTATTAGGGCTACAGCTACTGTTAAGTATTCAGTAAAACCCAATGAAGCAGGAAGAATTTTCGCAACAATTGCAAGTAGAAATAGCGATGTTTATCAGAAAATTGTTCAGCCATCTTTGTTAAAAGCTCTAAAATCAGTCTTTTCTCAATACGAGCTAGAAACAATTGCTACTGAATTCGCAGTAATCTCTGAGAAGGTAGGCGATACTGTGGCACAAGAACTAAATTCATTCGATTATGTAGATGTTAAAAGTCTAGATTTAACTGGATTAGAGATTGCTGAAGAATATAGAGCTGCGATTGAACAAAAGCAAATAGCTGGTCAGCAATTACTAAGAGCAAAGACAGAGGTTGAAATTGCTGAACAAGAAGCACTTAGATATGAGACATTAAATAGAAGCCTCGACGATCAGGTACTTTTCAAATTATTCCTCGACAAATGGGATGGAAGTACACAAGTAGTCCCTGGCTTGCCAGGCTCAGAAGGAGGTAGTCCACCAGTAATAGTTGGTGGTAGAAGATAA